A window from Gossypium raimondii isolate GPD5lz chromosome 7, ASM2569854v1, whole genome shotgun sequence encodes these proteins:
- the LOC105802506 gene encoding AUGMIN subunit 2 yields MSMGTDTTWVGKKPLRRIGGMSDALSIAADLGFSVPPPPSQEEVQNLSSATGEKGDDLIKVLRELTTVQRKIADLQVELQGRKDDKNVAHLTHVSEMEKKCETLARITTILKDVIQNKDRIIARLQQPYSLDCIPVEAEYQKQFSELLMKAASDYGALTTAVTDFQWSQNFKEPPSVWGEMLRPIPVALASCTRFFEAMSATRESFATLQSLRVGHSATPLPTTPAKDPSHRAIGGDSEHTTLPAWKNETSFDDLAIKSLRSQELERQEADDENSEVGDFDPVDGTSHRRLSWPPSVKKNGL; encoded by the exons ATGTCAATGGGGACCGATACCACTTGGGTTGGGAAGAAGCCTTTGAGGCGCATCGGAGGAATGTCCGATGCTCTCTCCATTGCCGCCGATCTTGGTTTCTCTGTTCCCCCTCCTCCTTCTCAG GAAGAAGTGCAAAACTTATCATCTGCTACAGGAGAAAAGGGTGATGACTTGATAAAGGTATTAAGAGAGCTAACCACTGTACAAAGAAAGATAGCCGATTTGCAAGTTGAACTACAGGGCCGAAAG GATGACAAAAATGTTGCACACCTTACACACGTGAGTGAAATGGAAAAGAAGTGTGAAACATTGGCGAGGATTACTACTATATTGAAAGATGTTATTCAGAATAAG GATCGAATTATAGCTCGTCTGCAACAACCGTATTCCCTAGATTGCATTCCCGTGGAAGCAGAATATCAG AAACAATTTTCCGAATTACTGATGAAGGCTGCAAGTGATTATGGTGCATTGACAACTGCTGTTACTGATTTCCAATGGAGCCAAAACTTTAAGGAGCCTCCTTCAGTTTGGGGG GAGATGCTCCGTCCAATTCCAGTTGCATTAGCATCCTGCACCCGATTCTTTGAGGCCATGTCTGCAACGAGAGAGTCATTTGCAACACTTCAAAGTTTGAGAGTGGGGCATTCTGCAACCCCATTACCAACAACACCAGCCAAGGATCCCTCCCATAGAGCAATAGGAGGAGACTCAGAGCACACAACTCTTCCGGCTTGGAAAAACGAAACGAGTTTTGATGACTTAGCTATCAAAAGCCTCAGAAGCCAAGAACTTGAACGCCAAGAAGCAGATGATGAAAATAGCGAGGTGGGGGACTTTGATCCTGTCGATGGTACAAGCCACAGGAGATTGTCTTGGCCTCCATCAGTTAAAAAGAATGGTCTGTAA
- the LOC105802461 gene encoding uncharacterized protein LOC105802461 isoform X1 produces the protein MAASADTITDDGNHTVELTLLDNEESAANGGSAAASSEEITPLLTQIERPKINIFSVSRSRRKPRELVIKAPETEISPVSQFMLWAWSGSRYSGLLCMALSSVIYFVMEVLSENFTAQSIPLFETAFVRCTVTLILSYIWLRRIGLPIFGATHPRKLLLLRSLVGYLSLLSFIYCIQRIPFSLAILLSFTTPIMASIMARIFLHEKLKITEIGGLACSFSGMLFIFQQMLTTQGTEMANLLLDVEGGLQKTEEANNSSFGGSNHIYAALIGFFSSITGGISYCLIKAAAKATDQPVVTVLSFAILASPAAGICTFAFEEFVLPSFNSLSLMLALGILSFLAEVFLAHGLQLEKINKAANVMFMEAALSQLWGIGTSSIAPSLGRLVGCILILISVSFTMFFGPEKENE, from the exons ATGGCGGCTTCAGCGGATACCATTACCGACGACGGGAATCATACGGTAGAACTGACCCTGCTTGATAACGAGGAATCGGCAGCTAATGGTGGCTCTGCAGCAGCGTCTTCGGAGGAGATAACACCTCTCTTGACGCAGATCGAGAGGCCCAAGATCAACATCTTTTCTGTCTCTCGTTCCCGAAGAAAACCTAGG GAGTTAGTGATAAAAGCACCAGAAACAGAGATATCTCCGGTTTCACAGTTTATGTTGTGGGCATGGAGTGGATCCAGATATTCTGGTCTACTATGCATGGCCTTATCATCTGTTATCTACTTTGTCATGGAAGTTCTTTCCGAAAACTTTACTG CTCAGTCAATTCCTTTATTTGAGACGGCATTTGTAAGATGTACAGTTACCTtgatattatcatatatatggTTGCGAAGAATTGGCCTGCCAATATTTGGAGCAACTCATCCCAGGAAACTTTTACTTTTAAGATCACTAGTGGGGTATCTCTCATTATTAAGTTTTATCTATTG CATTCAAAGGATACCTTTCTCTCTGGCTATTTTATTAAGCTTTACAACTCCAATAATGGCTTCAATCATGGCTAGAATTTTTTTGCATGAGAAGTTGAAAATTACAGAAATTGGAG GTCTTGCTTGCAGTTTCTCTGGCATGCTTTTCATTTTTCAGCAGATGCTTACTACACAAGGTACAGAA ATGGCAAACCTGTTGCTGGATGTGGAAGGAGGGCTACAGAAAACTGAGGAAGCAAACAATTCAAGTTTCGGAGGAAGTAACCATATATATGCAGCCTTGATTGGTTTTTTTTCATCAATAACTGGTGGAATTAGCTACTGCCTCATAAAGGCTGCGGCAAAGGCAACAGATCAGCCTGT GGTAACAGTTCTGTCATTTGCCATACTGGCTAGCCCTGCTGCAGGAATATGCACTTTTGCCTTTGAG GAGTTTGTGCTGCCAAGTTTCAATTCACTATCTCTGATGCTTGCACTTGGTATTCTGTCCTTCTTAGCTGAG GTGTTTCTAGCTCACGGACTACAGCTTGAGAAAATAAACAAAGCTGCAAATGTCATGTTTATGGAG GCTGCCTTGTCGCAGTTATGGGGCATAGGTACCTCAAGCATAGCCCCTTCTTTGGGTCGACTCGTTGGGTGCATACTCATCTTAATCTCAGTGTCTTTTACTATGTTTTTTGGACCTGAAAAAGAGAATGAATGA
- the LOC105802461 gene encoding uncharacterized protein LOC105802461 isoform X2 → MAASADTITDDGNHTVELTLLDNEESAANGGSAAASSEEITPLLTQIERPKINIFSVSRSRRKPRELVIKAPETEISPVSQFMLWAWSGSRYSGLLCMALSSVIYFVMEVLSENFTAQSIPLFETAFVRCTVTLILSYIWLRRIGLPIFGATHPRKLLLLRSLVGYLSLLSFIYCIQRIPFSLAILLSFTTPIMASIMARIFLHEKLKITEIGGLACSFSGMLFIFQQMLTTQGGLQKTEEANNSSFGGSNHIYAALIGFFSSITGGISYCLIKAAAKATDQPVVTVLSFAILASPAAGICTFAFEEFVLPSFNSLSLMLALGILSFLAEVFLAHGLQLEKINKAANVMFMEAALSQLWGIGTSSIAPSLGRLVGCILILISVSFTMFFGPEKENE, encoded by the exons ATGGCGGCTTCAGCGGATACCATTACCGACGACGGGAATCATACGGTAGAACTGACCCTGCTTGATAACGAGGAATCGGCAGCTAATGGTGGCTCTGCAGCAGCGTCTTCGGAGGAGATAACACCTCTCTTGACGCAGATCGAGAGGCCCAAGATCAACATCTTTTCTGTCTCTCGTTCCCGAAGAAAACCTAGG GAGTTAGTGATAAAAGCACCAGAAACAGAGATATCTCCGGTTTCACAGTTTATGTTGTGGGCATGGAGTGGATCCAGATATTCTGGTCTACTATGCATGGCCTTATCATCTGTTATCTACTTTGTCATGGAAGTTCTTTCCGAAAACTTTACTG CTCAGTCAATTCCTTTATTTGAGACGGCATTTGTAAGATGTACAGTTACCTtgatattatcatatatatggTTGCGAAGAATTGGCCTGCCAATATTTGGAGCAACTCATCCCAGGAAACTTTTACTTTTAAGATCACTAGTGGGGTATCTCTCATTATTAAGTTTTATCTATTG CATTCAAAGGATACCTTTCTCTCTGGCTATTTTATTAAGCTTTACAACTCCAATAATGGCTTCAATCATGGCTAGAATTTTTTTGCATGAGAAGTTGAAAATTACAGAAATTGGAG GTCTTGCTTGCAGTTTCTCTGGCATGCTTTTCATTTTTCAGCAGATGCTTACTACACAAG GAGGGCTACAGAAAACTGAGGAAGCAAACAATTCAAGTTTCGGAGGAAGTAACCATATATATGCAGCCTTGATTGGTTTTTTTTCATCAATAACTGGTGGAATTAGCTACTGCCTCATAAAGGCTGCGGCAAAGGCAACAGATCAGCCTGT GGTAACAGTTCTGTCATTTGCCATACTGGCTAGCCCTGCTGCAGGAATATGCACTTTTGCCTTTGAG GAGTTTGTGCTGCCAAGTTTCAATTCACTATCTCTGATGCTTGCACTTGGTATTCTGTCCTTCTTAGCTGAG GTGTTTCTAGCTCACGGACTACAGCTTGAGAAAATAAACAAAGCTGCAAATGTCATGTTTATGGAG GCTGCCTTGTCGCAGTTATGGGGCATAGGTACCTCAAGCATAGCCCCTTCTTTGGGTCGACTCGTTGGGTGCATACTCATCTTAATCTCAGTGTCTTTTACTATGTTTTTTGGACCTGAAAAAGAGAATGAATGA
- the LOC105802461 gene encoding uncharacterized protein LOC105802461 isoform X3, producing the protein MAASADTITDDGNHTVELTLLDNEESAANGGSAAASSEEITPLLTQIERPKINIFSVSRSRRKPRELVIKAPETEISPVSQFMLWAWSGSRYSGLLCMALSSVIYFVMEVLSENFTAQSIPLFETAFVRCTVTLILSYIWLRRIGLPIFGATHPRKLLLLRSLVGYLSLLSFIYCIQRIPFSLAILLSFTTPIMASIMARIFLHEKLKITEIGGLACSFSGMLFIFQQMLTTQGTEKTEEANNSSFGGSNHIYAALIGFFSSITGGISYCLIKAAAKATDQPVVTVLSFAILASPAAGICTFAFEEFVLPSFNSLSLMLALGILSFLAEVFLAHGLQLEKINKAANVMFMEAALSQLWGIGTSSIAPSLGRLVGCILILISVSFTMFFGPEKENE; encoded by the exons ATGGCGGCTTCAGCGGATACCATTACCGACGACGGGAATCATACGGTAGAACTGACCCTGCTTGATAACGAGGAATCGGCAGCTAATGGTGGCTCTGCAGCAGCGTCTTCGGAGGAGATAACACCTCTCTTGACGCAGATCGAGAGGCCCAAGATCAACATCTTTTCTGTCTCTCGTTCCCGAAGAAAACCTAGG GAGTTAGTGATAAAAGCACCAGAAACAGAGATATCTCCGGTTTCACAGTTTATGTTGTGGGCATGGAGTGGATCCAGATATTCTGGTCTACTATGCATGGCCTTATCATCTGTTATCTACTTTGTCATGGAAGTTCTTTCCGAAAACTTTACTG CTCAGTCAATTCCTTTATTTGAGACGGCATTTGTAAGATGTACAGTTACCTtgatattatcatatatatggTTGCGAAGAATTGGCCTGCCAATATTTGGAGCAACTCATCCCAGGAAACTTTTACTTTTAAGATCACTAGTGGGGTATCTCTCATTATTAAGTTTTATCTATTG CATTCAAAGGATACCTTTCTCTCTGGCTATTTTATTAAGCTTTACAACTCCAATAATGGCTTCAATCATGGCTAGAATTTTTTTGCATGAGAAGTTGAAAATTACAGAAATTGGAG GTCTTGCTTGCAGTTTCTCTGGCATGCTTTTCATTTTTCAGCAGATGCTTACTACACAAGGTACAGAA AAAACTGAGGAAGCAAACAATTCAAGTTTCGGAGGAAGTAACCATATATATGCAGCCTTGATTGGTTTTTTTTCATCAATAACTGGTGGAATTAGCTACTGCCTCATAAAGGCTGCGGCAAAGGCAACAGATCAGCCTGT GGTAACAGTTCTGTCATTTGCCATACTGGCTAGCCCTGCTGCAGGAATATGCACTTTTGCCTTTGAG GAGTTTGTGCTGCCAAGTTTCAATTCACTATCTCTGATGCTTGCACTTGGTATTCTGTCCTTCTTAGCTGAG GTGTTTCTAGCTCACGGACTACAGCTTGAGAAAATAAACAAAGCTGCAAATGTCATGTTTATGGAG GCTGCCTTGTCGCAGTTATGGGGCATAGGTACCTCAAGCATAGCCCCTTCTTTGGGTCGACTCGTTGGGTGCATACTCATCTTAATCTCAGTGTCTTTTACTATGTTTTTTGGACCTGAAAAAGAGAATGAATGA